In Anopheles cruzii chromosome X, idAnoCruzAS_RS32_06, whole genome shotgun sequence, one genomic interval encodes:
- the LOC128267635 gene encoding AH receptor-interacting protein-like has product MENPPADVPMDNGDKEDAKIVKTILHAGTRVVPCRDGTKVRFHYQTRKCDPEGTLIDDSRARQKPMELVLGKKFKLEVWESIVQQMALNEVAKFRCDRSLVQQYPFVAKTIRDSEKAREERKHCCGMTVQNEGLGYKDLDELFTNPQDLEFTIEILSVESAGEYEQESWQLSDAEKLQLVGKLREQGNQAYSEQRYTAALDAYSRATGIIEQLMLKEKPNEPEWCELAQLKVPLLLNYSQCKLLEKDYYAVIEHCTEVLKYDIKCVKALFRRGRAHAGAWNLDRARADFERCAQLDASLRNAITNELSKLQEQARLRDVDDRLKYQKLFPPLTPAQ; this is encoded by the exons ATGGAAAACCCACCTGCGGACGTTCCGATGGACAACGGTGACAAAGAAGATGCGAAAATCGTCAAAACCATCTTGCACGCCGGGACGCGGGTGGTACCTTGTCGTGACGGTACCAAG GTGAGGTTCCACTATCAGACGAGGAAATGCGACCCGGAGGGTACTCTGATCGACGACAGCCGTGCCCGGCAGAAGCCGATGGAGCTGGTGCTGGGCAAGAAGTTTAAGCTTGAGGTGTGGGAGTCGATAGTGCAGCAGATGGCGCTAAACGAGGTGGCCAAGTTTCGCTGCGACCGCTCCCTGGTGCAGCAGTATCCGTTCGTTGCGAAGACCATACGCGATTCGGAGAAGGCACGCGAAGAACGGAAACACTGCTGCGGTATGACGGTGCAGAACGAGGGCCTCGGCTACAAAGACTTGGATGAGCTGTTTACTAACCCGCAGGATCTCGAGTTCACCATCGAGATACTGTCGGTTGAGAGCGCAGGCGAATACGAGCAGGAATCATGGCAGCTGAGTGACGCAGAAAAGCTGCAGCTTGTGGGGAAGCTACGCGAGCAAGGCAACCAAGCCTACAGCGAGCAGCGTTACACGGCCGCCCTCGACGCATACTCCCGCGCAACCGGCATCATCGAGCAGTTGATGTTGAA GGAAAAGCCTAACGAACCCGAGTGGTGCGAGCTGGCACAGCTGAAggttccgttgttgttgaattACTCACAGTGCAAGCTACTGGAGAAGGACTACTACGCAGTCATAGAGCACTGCACCGAGGTGCTGAAGTACGACATAAAGTGCGTGAAGGCGCTATTCCGGCGCGGCAGGGCACACGCCGGGGCTTGGAATCTGgaccgagcccgagccgaCTTTGAGCGATGCGCCCAGCTTGACGCCAGCTTGCGGAACGCAATCACCAATGAGCTGTCCAAGTTGCAGGAACAGGCCCGACTGCGAGACGTCGACGATAGGCTGAAGTACCAGAAGCTTTTTCCACCGCTAACCCCAGCTCAATGA